A window from Mogibacterium neglectum encodes these proteins:
- a CDS encoding InlB B-repeat-containing protein: MGCIYNPKKVSAVLATILAVMLLCSLAFQRASAYTEKDTDLLYSTEKVVLKGMPVKDKGTKKLITDPIKFKYWDSTLQEYQGEVTSKDGILPDVELYKGHHYIFYSEDSNYITYNPNGKGVNIYLVLNETGSKAVNDRYYRGKGSETIDEFLMTKRSTPEADPENARRVKVSLPVFYEKDDSDSFDFGNTKIRFTSDTDVVEVPIKFGFVNAKLYEDMNYTVTVVSDDYTLDPFPLTVKDHSEDGRDKVAYMHFSCSPVSYIFLKDKSDAHNKDTTITSLSGKTSITGTNFMHGNYILRDRVLNMDIPKLQGKDYQVLDIDTINLYRNELSKIAAGNFKVTTAVPAGKTVNKVYYIDNKKELHEVPSKQTGDKVTFEMNSVGVYNNVILYKQQNAPKFDVSINGYAKWKDAYTLEAALDTDDFTIPADGASHVYLMTMDGSERIFLSNEDKLVKDGNKLIVKLKNKSYRDYRKFTELGLSVGSIESSDGGAMKSATAAHLISSVKFKLKSISYEEPTVKESNAGKIVANITGENLYFGEKPGENYDNFSIIPETEIDDRFVGSINGQLKFDVEVIDNEHAKITVSNIPENKTGKDQKWKVRVKRGWAVTLTPEIGTDDFVTIKARGEETPAKHSVKVNVGEGGTAQTDVTEAKAGDKVTVKVAPDAKHKLGKDVVSVKDASNNKIEVTTEDSKTYSFTMPDADVNVSVKFEKEKPKFDVAINGYANWKDSYTIEAALDSNSFTIPSGGASHVYLMTMDGSEKVYLSNDDQLVKDGNKLIVKLKNKSYHDYKKFTELGLSVGAIEGTDGGAMKSDASAHLLGGVKFSLQSISYDEPRVKEYNANKIVAHITGKNLYFGETQYTNYSIMPEVAIDGKFNGPINGQLKFDVNVIDDEHADITISNIPENTTGKDQKWTVRINRGWATQLTPETGADDYVTIKTKAGAVPVNEYTVTFNSNGGTHVVNQVVKEGQKAKRPLEPTREDYVFAGWYTDNACTESFNFDNPIKGNTTVYAKWTPKAVEPTKHTVVFDSNGGSEVTSQTVNDGEKATAPAVPTKAGHRFDKWMNGTTAYDFNTPVKGNLKLTASWVANTYTVAFDTDGGSVVANQSVKFGEKATKPTNPAKSGYTFVGWYTDRSYATEFDYTKAIMANTTVYAKWKADVVTPSTPVAEYKFTIGKDAAWNGGDLKFKIENAEVDKNAAGDKVIDRFQGIEVDGQTVDPSNYDAKAGSVVLTLKESYIRSLTSGRHTIKAKFRGGETASTSFTVTKASANNNINQSASANKTSVAKKNLAKKNVVKTDDNTNMFADILALILATSALVGIATYRRKRA; this comes from the coding sequence ATGGGTTGTATTTATAATCCCAAGAAGGTATCAGCTGTCTTGGCAACAATCCTTGCTGTAATGCTTTTATGTTCCCTTGCTTTTCAGAGAGCTTCTGCATATACAGAGAAGGACACTGATTTACTCTATTCCACTGAAAAGGTAGTGCTAAAAGGCATGCCTGTAAAGGACAAGGGCACCAAGAAGTTAATAACAGACCCGATTAAGTTTAAGTATTGGGATTCAACGTTACAAGAGTATCAAGGAGAGGTGACATCTAAGGATGGTATTCTGCCAGATGTAGAGCTATATAAAGGACACCATTATATTTTCTACTCAGAGGATTCGAACTACATCACCTACAATCCTAATGGAAAAGGAGTTAATATCTATCTAGTTTTAAATGAGACCGGTTCAAAGGCGGTAAATGATAGATATTATCGTGGAAAAGGAAGCGAGACAATCGATGAATTCTTGATGACCAAGAGAAGCACACCAGAAGCAGATCCTGAGAATGCAAGAAGAGTCAAAGTGAGCTTACCGGTATTTTATGAAAAAGACGACAGTGATAGCTTTGACTTTGGTAATACTAAGATTAGATTTACTAGTGATACAGATGTAGTTGAAGTACCTATAAAGTTTGGCTTTGTGAATGCGAAACTTTACGAGGACATGAACTACACAGTTACTGTAGTAAGTGATGATTACACACTTGATCCATTTCCGCTGACGGTCAAAGATCACTCAGAAGATGGAAGGGATAAAGTTGCGTACATGCATTTTTCATGCAGTCCTGTAAGCTATATATTCCTAAAGGATAAGAGTGATGCGCATAACAAAGATACGACAATAACTAGTTTATCAGGTAAAACAAGCATCACTGGTACCAACTTTATGCACGGTAACTATATCCTTCGTGATAGAGTTCTTAATATGGATATTCCTAAACTACAAGGTAAGGACTATCAGGTGCTAGATATTGACACAATAAATCTATATAGAAATGAACTTTCAAAGATTGCTGCTGGTAACTTTAAGGTAACTACTGCTGTTCCTGCAGGGAAGACTGTGAACAAGGTTTATTACATAGATAATAAGAAAGAACTTCACGAGGTACCAAGTAAGCAGACTGGTGATAAAGTCACTTTTGAGATGAATTCTGTTGGTGTATATAACAACGTAATTCTTTATAAACAACAGAATGCACCTAAATTTGATGTATCTATTAACGGATATGCGAAGTGGAAGGATGCATACACTCTAGAAGCTGCTCTCGATACTGACGATTTCACTATTCCAGCGGATGGAGCATCGCATGTTTACCTAATGACGATGGATGGAAGTGAAAGAATATTCCTTTCAAATGAAGATAAGCTGGTTAAAGATGGCAACAAGCTTATAGTTAAACTAAAGAACAAGAGTTATCGCGACTATAGGAAGTTTACTGAGCTTGGTTTATCTGTGGGATCTATTGAGAGTTCTGATGGCGGAGCTATGAAGAGTGCCACTGCAGCGCATCTAATATCGTCTGTAAAATTTAAGCTGAAGAGCATTTCATATGAAGAGCCTACAGTAAAAGAATCAAATGCAGGTAAGATAGTAGCTAATATTACTGGTGAAAACCTTTACTTCGGAGAGAAACCAGGAGAGAATTATGATAACTTCAGTATAATTCCTGAGACTGAAATCGATGATAGATTTGTAGGTTCGATTAATGGTCAGCTCAAGTTTGATGTTGAAGTAATTGATAACGAGCATGCAAAGATTACAGTTAGCAACATTCCAGAGAATAAAACTGGCAAGGATCAGAAGTGGAAAGTTCGTGTAAAACGTGGATGGGCAGTTACTCTAACTCCAGAAATCGGAACAGATGATTTTGTTACCATTAAAGCTAGAGGTGAGGAAACACCGGCAAAGCATAGTGTTAAGGTTAATGTTGGAGAAGGTGGAACTGCTCAGACGGATGTGACAGAAGCAAAAGCTGGAGATAAGGTTACCGTTAAGGTGGCTCCAGATGCAAAACACAAGCTTGGCAAGGATGTTGTATCAGTAAAGGATGCATCTAATAATAAAATTGAGGTGACAACTGAGGATTCTAAGACTTACTCATTTACAATGCCAGATGCTGATGTCAATGTATCTGTTAAGTTTGAGAAAGAAAAACCTAAATTTGATGTTGCTATCAATGGATATGCAAATTGGAAGGATTCATATACTATAGAGGCTGCTCTTGATAGTAACAGCTTCACAATTCCATCTGGCGGTGCATCACATGTATACCTAATGACGATGGATGGAAGCGAGAAAGTATACCTTTCAAATGATGACCAGCTAGTAAAGGATGGCAACAAACTTATAGTTAAACTAAAGAACAAGAGTTACCATGACTATAAGAAATTCACTGAATTGGGTCTTTCTGTAGGGGCTATCGAGGGAACTGATGGTGGAGCCATGAAGAGCGATGCATCTGCACACCTTCTAGGTGGTGTTAAGTTCAGTCTTCAGAGTATTTCTTATGATGAACCACGTGTAAAAGAATACAACGCTAATAAAATTGTTGCACATATTACTGGTAAGAACCTGTATTTTGGAGAAACTCAATATACCAACTACAGCATAATGCCTGAAGTAGCGATTGATGGAAAGTTTAATGGTCCAATTAACGGGCAGTTAAAGTTTGATGTAAATGTAATTGATGATGAACATGCAGATATTACCATAAGCAATATTCCTGAGAACACAACAGGAAAAGATCAAAAATGGACTGTTCGCATAAATCGTGGATGGGCTACTCAGCTCACTCCAGAAACTGGAGCTGATGATTATGTAACTATTAAAACAAAGGCAGGTGCTGTACCTGTAAATGAGTACACAGTTACATTCAACAGTAATGGAGGAACTCATGTAGTTAATCAAGTAGTTAAGGAAGGTCAAAAAGCGAAGCGACCTTTAGAGCCAACAAGAGAAGATTATGTCTTTGCAGGATGGTACACAGATAATGCTTGCACCGAATCATTTAATTTCGATAATCCTATAAAAGGAAATACGACAGTCTATGCAAAGTGGACTCCAAAAGCAGTAGAACCAACAAAGCATACTGTTGTGTTTGATAGCAATGGTGGAAGTGAAGTAACAAGCCAGACGGTGAATGATGGTGAAAAAGCGACTGCTCCAGCAGTTCCTACCAAAGCTGGACACAGATTCGACAAGTGGATGAATGGAACCACTGCATATGACTTTAATACACCTGTAAAAGGCAACCTGAAATTAACGGCATCTTGGGTAGCTAATACATACACTGTAGCATTTGATACAGATGGTGGAAGTGTAGTTGCAAACCAAAGCGTTAAGTTCGGGGAGAAGGCTACTAAGCCAACAAACCCTGCTAAGAGTGGCTATACATTTGTAGGATGGTATACAGATAGGAGTTATGCTACTGAATTTGACTACACAAAGGCAATCATGGCAAATACGACTGTATATGCAAAGTGGAAAGCAGATGTGGTAACCCCATCGACACCAGTAGCAGAATATAAGTTTACTATTGGTAAGGATGCTGCTTGGAATGGTGGGGATCTGAAGTTCAAGATTGAGAATGCAGAAGTAGATAAGAATGCTGCAGGGGATAAAGTAATTGACAGATTCCAGGGAATCGAAGTAGATGGACAAACTGTAGATCCATCGAACTATGATGCGAAGGCAGGAAGTGTTGTCCTCACTCTAAAGGAAAGCTATATCAGAAGCCTTACATCTGGTAGACATACGATAAAGGCTAAATTTAGAGGTGGTGAAACTGCTTCAACAAGCTTCACAGTTACAAAGGCTAGTGCTAATAACAACATAAATCAAAGTGCATCTGCTAATAAAACGAGTGTTGCAAAGAAGAATTTAGCGAAGAAGAACGTTGTCAAAACAGATGACAACACCAATATGTTCGCAGATATACTAGCATTAATTCTAGCTACATCAGCTCTTGTAGGGATTGCTACTTACAGAAGAAAGAGAGCATAA
- a CDS encoding lysophospholipid acyltransferase family protein has translation MNPFKNTIALNKIRAGFRKYMKNVPAIRAAQAQDDHAKAQRLIRKAEDEFCDYTGKALGITVDVINPENIPAKSPFLIVANHQGYADIYAMIAAFRSTQIGFISKSETKKLKPLADVIRGTQSVFIDRGNPRSAVKTLAEVINLFKKGYSFVIFPEGTRSHSNDMGHFKEGSFKFAQKAGVPIVPVSIIDSYKIFEEHNTFTGGTIKVIIHPTVDISNMPRKEQLAAQHEVEDTIRAGIEQYR, from the coding sequence ATGAACCCATTTAAAAATACAATAGCACTCAACAAGATTAGAGCGGGCTTCCGCAAATACATGAAAAACGTGCCGGCAATCAGAGCCGCACAGGCACAGGATGATCATGCTAAAGCACAGCGATTGATCCGCAAAGCGGAGGATGAATTTTGTGATTACACGGGAAAAGCACTTGGAATCACAGTTGATGTAATAAATCCAGAAAATATTCCTGCCAAAAGTCCGTTCCTAATCGTTGCAAATCACCAAGGATACGCAGACATATATGCGATGATTGCGGCTTTCCGTTCTACGCAGATAGGCTTTATCTCAAAATCCGAGACTAAGAAGCTCAAGCCACTCGCTGATGTAATTCGAGGCACACAGTCCGTATTTATAGACCGTGGCAATCCTCGTTCTGCAGTAAAAACCCTCGCAGAGGTTATCAACCTATTCAAGAAAGGGTATTCTTTTGTAATCTTCCCGGAGGGTACGAGAAGTCACAGCAATGACATGGGGCATTTTAAGGAAGGTAGCTTTAAATTCGCACAGAAGGCTGGCGTGCCAATCGTGCCAGTTTCGATTATCGATTCATATAAGATATTTGAGGAGCACAATACATTCACTGGCGGAACCATTAAGGTTATAATTCACCCAACTGTAGACATCTCGAACATGCCTAGGAAGGAGCAGCTTGCTGCACAGCATGAAGTTGAGGACACTATCAGGGCTGGGATAGAGCAGTATCGCTAG
- the dtd gene encoding D-aminoacyl-tRNA deacylase: MKFVIQRVTHADVVVDGNEIGRIGKGFMVLIGVSKEDDKIIADKMVDKMIKLRIFEDENGKTNLSLDDVDGELLLISQFTLYDANCKKGNRPSFIDAGAPDEANDLYDYIIEKCKERIKVVECGEFGADMKVSLLNDGPFTIILNSPEIV; encoded by the coding sequence ATGAAATTTGTAATACAAAGAGTGACACATGCAGATGTGGTCGTTGATGGAAATGAGATCGGTAGGATAGGAAAAGGCTTTATGGTGCTCATCGGTGTGTCGAAGGAAGATGACAAGATTATTGCTGACAAGATGGTAGATAAGATGATTAAGCTTAGGATATTTGAAGATGAGAATGGAAAGACGAATCTATCTCTAGATGATGTCGATGGAGAGCTGCTACTTATATCTCAGTTTACACTCTATGATGCAAACTGTAAGAAAGGTAATAGGCCATCGTTCATCGATGCGGGTGCTCCTGATGAGGCAAATGATTTATATGATTATATAATCGAGAAATGCAAGGAACGTATAAAAGTAGTTGAATGTGGTGAGTTCGGTGCCGACATGAAGGTTAGCCTCTTAAATGATGGACCATTCACGATAATACTCAATAGTCCAGAGATAGTATAA
- a CDS encoding sensor histidine kinase, whose protein sequence is MNHYLDKLKNVLAIALVISVAAQINIDAPKVAPGFVFAIDVIVLNLFIYCFSDKYSAMQIALISAAFSSTFRFITSMSAGMSFKENALNCFPDAIFFITYGLIITVCLMAYRDKKVPLMYFCISTFIADFGGNVTEVYVLSLIRNGNFISTDMFNTLMIIAMARTGIALTIILSMEYYTKVQTERSHNRKIQFMVDQSVTISDEMRFILNNKEDVERVLKEAYALHTDMKKAGISDEFTRRALEIARGTHEIKGCYQEILDTLDNLNRNSQGEPDLLMSEILKFMKSNILKTAVAKHMNIKFEIDQRMDFKVKESYKTISVLRNLTVNALEAFEGTDGEIRVLVAWCRHSSLGPCHRIEVEDNGPGIDEADIETIFLPGYSTKMNMDTGLVQRGLGLSLVRDYVENDFGGRIRVKNRKEGGTRFVIEIPPGRFEEETRWIFTS, encoded by the coding sequence ATGAACCACTACCTAGATAAACTCAAGAACGTGCTTGCGATTGCACTTGTTATATCAGTCGCGGCACAGATTAATATAGATGCACCTAAGGTGGCACCAGGATTCGTATTTGCCATAGATGTAATCGTTCTTAATCTGTTCATTTATTGCTTTTCAGATAAATACTCTGCTATGCAAATAGCTCTCATCTCTGCAGCATTTTCCTCGACATTCCGTTTTATTACGTCGATGAGCGCAGGTATGAGCTTCAAGGAAAATGCATTAAATTGTTTTCCTGATGCCATTTTCTTTATTACGTATGGTCTGATAATTACAGTATGTCTTATGGCATATAGAGACAAGAAAGTTCCGTTAATGTACTTCTGCATTTCGACTTTCATAGCAGATTTTGGAGGAAATGTGACAGAAGTGTATGTGCTGTCTCTGATAAGAAATGGAAATTTCATATCAACAGATATGTTTAATACACTGATGATCATAGCTATGGCGAGAACTGGAATAGCTCTGACGATAATTCTCAGTATGGAGTACTACACAAAGGTGCAGACAGAGCGCTCGCATAATCGCAAGATTCAGTTTATGGTGGATCAAAGTGTGACCATCTCTGATGAGATGAGATTCATTCTCAACAATAAGGAAGACGTAGAGCGCGTCCTTAAGGAGGCATATGCTCTACATACTGATATGAAGAAGGCAGGAATTTCTGATGAGTTCACAAGACGAGCTCTCGAAATCGCTAGAGGAACGCATGAAATCAAGGGCTGCTATCAGGAAATCCTAGATACACTAGACAACCTAAACAGAAATTCTCAAGGAGAACCTGATCTCTTGATGTCGGAAATCTTGAAGTTCATGAAGAGCAATATTTTAAAGACTGCAGTGGCTAAACATATGAACATAAAGTTTGAGATAGATCAGCGTATGGATTTTAAGGTTAAGGAGAGCTACAAGACGATTTCTGTTCTCAGAAATCTTACGGTTAATGCATTAGAAGCATTTGAAGGAACTGATGGAGAGATCAGAGTTCTAGTAGCATGGTGTAGACATAGTAGCCTTGGACCTTGCCATCGCATTGAAGTCGAAGATAATGGTCCAGGAATCGACGAGGCTGATATTGAAACAATTTTTCTTCCAGGATATTCAACTAAGATGAACATGGACACGGGGCTTGTACAAAGAGGTTTAGGCCTTTCGCTTGTACGAGATTATGTAGAGAATGACTTCGGTGGTAGAATCAGAGTTAAGAATCGAAAAGAGGGTGGTACCAGATTTGTAATCGAGATTCCACCGGGCAGATTTGAGGAGGAAACTAGATGGATTTTTACATCCTAG
- a CDS encoding response regulator — MDFYILDDDIAVVKTLKHIITERKIGTVIGYNTDVECAIEDIKEESPSIIMVDFMMKEMDGITFIKEVKKFNRETAFIMISKLSDKSLVNQAYDAGVEFFVSKPINVLEIERVCQNIIERIKLKKVVNNIQNAFMEVNNSSDSIQAKRELTAERKQNWLDVMLGSLGILGEKGTNDIRKIYDRMEKSDSAYSKQILGDVAESLGDSEKNVEQRVRRALKKALANVAAAKIDMVQDDTQIYAKYVFDHLSIKMEVNFQEGLSPAGGRVSISKFMDGLNVYRDFIEE; from the coding sequence ATGGATTTTTACATCCTAGATGACGACATAGCTGTTGTAAAAACGCTGAAACACATAATTACGGAGAGGAAAATCGGCACAGTTATCGGATATAACACCGATGTTGAGTGTGCGATTGAGGATATCAAAGAAGAAAGCCCTTCGATAATAATGGTGGATTTCATGATGAAAGAGATGGACGGAATTACCTTTATTAAGGAAGTTAAGAAGTTCAATCGCGAGACGGCATTCATCATGATTTCTAAGTTATCCGACAAGTCTCTTGTAAATCAGGCTTATGATGCAGGAGTCGAGTTTTTCGTAAGCAAGCCAATTAATGTGTTAGAGATAGAACGAGTGTGTCAGAACATAATTGAGAGAATCAAGCTCAAGAAAGTCGTGAATAACATTCAAAATGCATTCATGGAGGTTAATAATTCTAGTGACTCGATACAAGCTAAAAGAGAGTTGACAGCTGAAAGGAAGCAAAACTGGCTAGATGTTATGCTCGGATCACTTGGCATACTCGGAGAAAAAGGCACTAACGATATCCGTAAGATTTACGACCGAATGGAGAAAAGCGACAGTGCATATTCGAAACAGATTCTAGGCGATGTTGCTGAATCTCTTGGAGATAGTGAGAAAAATGTTGAGCAGAGAGTGAGACGTGCACTCAAGAAGGCACTTGCAAATGTTGCAGCAGCTAAAATTGATATGGTTCAGGACGATACTCAGATATATGCAAAATATGTATTTGACCATCTTTCCATCAAAATGGAAGTCAACTTCCAAGAAGGTCTTTCACCAGCAGGAGGACGAGTTAGTATCTCGAAGTTTATGGATGGACTTAATGTATATCGAGACTTTATTGAGGAATAA
- a CDS encoding DMT family transporter, which produces MQKSGSIKGKLLLLFIAVAWGSSMVVIKGSTDFIPPGMLLALRFTIASVILALIYRKQLKLIDKDYIKAGIFIGVCLFCAYFTQTIGVMLEMPGKSHFLSSAYCVFVPFIGWIVLREKPKMYHIVAATMCAVGIIFVSVAGTFSISFGDSISILSSLFWASQIIAIAKWGEDKDPGIITMLQFIVSAVLAWGFTLTQEHLGKVQINGEVIFGVLYLGIVCSGLCFLFQTISQKTESPTSVSIILSFENIFGIVFGMVFFNETMTVNKAIGFVLMFAAILIAELQPNFLKSKADKAREAQEKQTV; this is translated from the coding sequence ATGCAGAAGTCAGGTAGCATTAAAGGTAAACTTTTACTACTATTTATTGCGGTTGCATGGGGAAGCTCGATGGTAGTCATCAAAGGCTCTACGGACTTTATCCCACCAGGTATGCTTCTTGCACTACGTTTTACGATTGCAAGTGTCATCCTAGCTCTTATTTATCGCAAGCAACTTAAGCTTATAGATAAGGATTATATCAAAGCAGGCATTTTCATTGGCGTATGCTTATTCTGCGCATACTTCACACAGACTATAGGGGTTATGCTCGAGATGCCTGGAAAGAGCCACTTCCTCTCATCAGCATACTGCGTATTTGTACCATTTATCGGATGGATAGTTCTCAGAGAGAAACCAAAGATGTACCACATCGTTGCTGCGACAATGTGTGCAGTCGGCATCATATTCGTATCAGTTGCAGGAACATTTAGCATCAGCTTTGGCGATAGCATCTCAATCTTAAGCTCTCTATTCTGGGCATCTCAGATTATAGCTATTGCTAAGTGGGGTGAGGATAAGGATCCAGGAATCATCACGATGCTTCAGTTTATAGTATCTGCAGTCTTAGCGTGGGGATTCACACTAACACAGGAACATCTCGGAAAAGTACAGATTAACGGGGAAGTAATCTTCGGAGTTCTTTACCTAGGTATCGTTTGTTCCGGACTTTGTTTCTTATTCCAGACTATTTCACAGAAAACAGAGTCGCCTACAAGCGTATCCATTATCCTCAGCTTCGAGAACATATTCGGTATCGTATTCGGAATGGTATTCTTCAACGAGACGATGACGGTTAATAAGGCTATCGGATTCGTACTCATGTTTGCTGCTATTCTAATCGCTGAGCTACAGCCAAACTTTTTAAAGAGCAAGGCGGATAAGGCAAGAGAAGCGCAAGAGAAACAGACTGTGTAA
- a CDS encoding DUF3842 family protein gives MNILVIDAQGGGIGRQLVTKLLERIPEADIVAAGTNSMATNAMIKAGAKKAATGENAIRYCASQAEIITGPIGILVANAMLGEISPAIAESVGSSTAPKVLIPTAHCNTIISGTKALSVKDSIEDAVERIVRIYGSEDN, from the coding sequence ATGAATATACTAGTAATCGATGCACAAGGTGGCGGCATAGGACGCCAGCTTGTAACTAAGCTGCTAGAGAGGATTCCAGAAGCAGATATAGTAGCTGCAGGGACCAATAGCATGGCAACGAATGCCATGATTAAAGCAGGAGCTAAGAAGGCAGCGACAGGTGAAAATGCTATCAGGTACTGCGCATCACAGGCAGAGATTATCACAGGACCAATTGGTATTCTTGTTGCTAATGCGATGCTCGGAGAGATTTCTCCAGCCATAGCGGAAAGCGTAGGTTCTAGCACCGCCCCGAAGGTGCTAATACCGACTGCGCATTGTAACACCATAATTTCAGGCACTAAAGCGCTATCAGTAAAAGACAGTATCGAGGATGCGGTCGAAAGAATCGTAAGAATCTATGGTAGCGAAGACAATTAA
- a CDS encoding ABC transporter permease, whose translation MHYERKSTFKYALSRIGEMMLILLILSIIVFALSRLCPGDPLRSWYGDGVDRMSAEQKVAARESLGIEKPLPVQYGIWLKDLAHGNLGLSYKYKRPVAEVICGVLGNTIVFGLIAYIMTFVLAFRLGRLAAKREGTKLDKFICKAGVISGNIPVFFLSLICILIFAVNLRILPTGGAYSYGAERDVLDRAWHLVLPVFVIVIGHLWYYSYMVRNLLLEEMRKEYVLLLKAEGMPRTKIINKYCMKNILPPMITIMAIAVPHLLGGTYVVEMVFGYPGLGRLSFESALYKDYNMLMATTLLTGSVVVISNFLAQIIGEKIDPRMRHEEGPYE comes from the coding sequence ATGCATTATGAGAGAAAGAGCACATTTAAATATGCCTTGAGCAGAATTGGCGAGATGATGCTCATATTACTCATTCTCTCGATAATTGTGTTTGCGCTATCTCGCCTATGTCCCGGAGATCCGTTACGTTCATGGTACGGAGATGGTGTTGACAGAATGAGTGCCGAGCAGAAGGTTGCTGCTCGTGAAAGCCTTGGAATCGAAAAACCACTTCCTGTTCAGTATGGCATATGGCTTAAAGATCTAGCTCATGGGAATCTAGGGTTATCGTACAAGTATAAGAGACCTGTTGCTGAGGTAATTTGTGGAGTGCTTGGAAATACAATAGTATTCGGGTTAATCGCTTACATTATGACCTTCGTCCTGGCTTTTCGTCTCGGAAGGCTGGCGGCGAAGCGTGAGGGTACAAAGCTAGATAAATTCATTTGCAAGGCAGGTGTCATATCTGGAAACATACCAGTATTCTTTTTATCTCTGATATGCATATTGATATTTGCGGTAAATCTCCGTATTTTGCCAACTGGAGGAGCTTACTCGTATGGGGCTGAAAGGGATGTTTTGGATAGAGCCTGGCACCTCGTACTACCAGTATTTGTAATCGTTATAGGGCATCTGTGGTATTACTCGTATATGGTGCGAAATCTGCTGCTCGAGGAAATGCGCAAAGAATATGTGCTGCTTCTCAAGGCAGAGGGAATGCCTCGCACTAAGATAATCAATAAGTACTGCATGAAGAATATCCTACCACCGATGATAACCATCATGGCTATCGCAGTTCCACATCTCCTTGGTGGGACATATGTCGTAGAGATGGTATTCGGCTATCCAGGTTTAGGACGGCTCAGCTTCGAGAGTGCCCTATACAAGGATTACAATATGCTGATGGCGACAACACTTCTCACAGGAAGCGTGGTTGTGATCTCAAATTTTCTTGCACAGATAATAGGTGAGAAAATCGACCCAAGGATGCGTCATGAGGAGGGTCCGTATGAATAA
- a CDS encoding ABC transporter permease yields MNKEQRPKIAIAILTTSVVLSVFAGFIAPYEPNFMNENAIGAAPSMSHIFGTDNLGRDLFSLLLYGGRASLTIGIASAAIGTLIAAVYGTMSGMTNKHVDRLMMKATDLFMSIPGLLLIIVLQAVWGEASYLSLSLVIGITSWMQMSKIIRSEVIRLRKSEFVVAAEMYGGSFWYILRRHLFPNYLSSIMFMAVSNVGAAIIAESTLSFMGLGLPISEVSWGSLMSLSQDALLSDQWWMIVIPGLVMVSVLVSITEIGEYIRGRNTSKGSNI; encoded by the coding sequence ATGAATAAAGAGCAAAGGCCAAAGATTGCTATAGCTATACTTACGACCAGTGTAGTCCTAAGCGTATTCGCCGGATTTATAGCTCCATATGAACCGAATTTTATGAATGAAAATGCAATTGGAGCAGCCCCGTCGATGAGCCATATATTTGGTACGGATAATCTGGGAAGGGACTTATTCTCGCTTCTTCTATATGGCGGAAGAGCAAGCCTAACGATTGGAATCGCAAGTGCCGCAATTGGAACCCTAATCGCAGCAGTATACGGAACAATGAGCGGGATGACCAACAAGCATGTGGATAGGCTGATGATGAAAGCTACGGATTTGTTCATGAGCATTCCAGGACTATTGCTGATAATTGTTCTTCAAGCTGTCTGGGGAGAGGCTAGCTATCTGTCATTATCGCTGGTAATAGGGATAACGAGCTGGATGCAGATGTCGAAAATCATCAGGAGCGAGGTAATAAGGCTCAGAAAAAGTGAATTTGTAGTAGCCGCAGAGATGTACGGAGGTAGCTTCTGGTACATTCTCCGCAGGCATCTGTTTCCGAACTACTTATCATCGATTATGTTCATGGCTGTAAGCAACGTGGGAGCTGCAATAATAGCAGAATCTACGCTCAGCTTCATGGGACTCGGACTACCGATATCAGAGGTATCATGGGGAAGCCTGATGTCTCTTTCGCAAGATGCACTGCTATCTGATCAATGGTGGATGATTGTAATCCCAGGGTTGGTCATGGTTAGTGTCTTGGTATCCATAACGGAGATTGGAGAATATATTAGAGGTCGCAACACCTCCAAAGGCAGCAACATATAA